From Glycine soja cultivar W05 chromosome 4, ASM419377v2, whole genome shotgun sequence, the proteins below share one genomic window:
- the LOC114408134 gene encoding putative nuclease HARBI1 has product MFSQPGFVHNCEERFQHSGETISRHFHNVLEAVCMFAKDIIKPVDPSFRDTPDEILKDARYRPYFRDCIGAIDGTHIRVCVPSHLQGVYIGRKGYTTTNVMAVCDFSMCFTFVWAGWEGSEHDTKIFMEALRKPALHFPHPPQGKYYLVDSGYPTFMSFLGPYMKTRYHLPQFRIGPRIRGRVEVFNYYHFSLQSTIERAFGLCKTRWKILGNMPPFALKTQNQIIVACMAIHNFIQRNDKSDGEFDSLDEDIDSDEDESEVGPSITTWEEPDAQSTLQMERFRESLKNMFPTRI; this is encoded by the exons ATGTTTAGTCAACCAGGTTTTGTTCATAATTGTGAGGAAAGATTTCAACATTCAGGTGAAACAATATCTAGACATTTCCATAATGTCTTAGAAGCTGTGTGTATGTTTGCAAAGGATATAATTAAGCCTGTTGATCCATCATTTAGGGATACTCCTGATGAGATTCTAAAAGATGCTAGATATCGCCCTTACTTTAGGGATTGTATTGGTGCAATAGATGGTACTCATATACGAGTTTGTGTTCCCTCTCATCTACAAGGAGTCTATATTGGTCGGAAAGGCTACACTACTACTAATGTCATGGCTGTTTGTGATTTTAGCATGTGTTTCACTTTTGTTTGGGCAGGTTGGGAAGGTTCTGAACATGATACTAAGATATTTATGGAGGCTTTACGTAAGCCTGCATTGCATTTTCCACATCCTCCTCAAG GTAAATATTATCTTGTTGATTCTGGTTACCCTACTTTTATGAGTTTTCTAGGACCGTACATGAAAACTAGGTATCATCTCCCGCAATTTAGAATTGGGCCTAGAATCAGGGGAAGAGTtgaagtttttaattattatcatttcaGTCTTCAAAGTACAATTGAACGTGCATTTGGTTTATGTAAAACAAGATGGAAGATATTGGGTAATATGCCACCTTTTGCTTTGAAGACACAAAACCAAATCATTGTTGCTTGCATGGCTATACATAACTTCATTCAAAGAAATGACAAGAGTGATGGAGAATTTGATTCGCTAGATGAAGATATAGATAGTGATGAGGATGAAAGTGAAGTTGGTCCTAGTATTACAACATGGGAAGAACCGGATGCTCAAAGTACTCTACAAATGGAACGATTTAGAGAATCTTTGAAGAATATGTTTCCAACacgtatttaa